The following are from one region of the Nerophis ophidion isolate RoL-2023_Sa linkage group LG20, RoL_Noph_v1.0, whole genome shotgun sequence genome:
- the LOC133538928 gene encoding zinc finger protein OZF-like isoform X1 — translation MPEAVRRSSLPETVLTFSCFSDICGEHLLPSSKWTSRMAQDKLQPPYIIEEEELQYPFIKGEEEKPQQAHIKEGKEQLTSCTKESHSPVTLQRERSHSSAHIKEEEEEHSISQEEFKGLEGDQVVCVIVKSEDEAGSEEKTEVEPPSSSSAQRRTTEADGDHCGGSQADKILAPLSRSHSPDNDGEDSEVDKTCHTDNTHLTCSDCGKTFKYCCQLKTHMRIHTGEKPFSCSICGLCFTQKQHLITHTRTHTGEKPFICSVCGLGCTQRQHLIMHSRIHTGEKPFSCSICGKDFTQAYHLKAHMRIHTGEKPFSCSECGKGFAHKNVLKGHMKMHTGEKPFSCSICGKDFTQGYHLKAHTRIHTGEKPFSCSECGKGFAHKNLLKGHMKMHAGEKPFLC, via the exons ATGCCGGAAGCGGTAAGAAGATCTTCACTGCCTGAGACTGTGTTGACATTTAGCTGCTTTTCAG ACATCTGTGGAGAACATCTTCTTCCGAGCAGCAAGTGGACCTCAAGAATGGCGCAGGATAAGCTTCAGCCCCCCTATATTATAGAGGAGGAGGAGCTGCAGTACCCCTTCATTAAAGGGGAAGAGGAGAAGCCACAGCAAGCCCACATTAAAGAGGGGAAGGAGCAACTTACCTCTTGCACAAAGGAGTCGCATTCCCCTGTCACATTACAGAGAGAGAGGAGTCATAGCTCtgctcacattaaagaggaagaggaggaacataGCATCAGTCAGGAGGAGTTTAAAGGACTTGAGGGTGACCAAGTGGTCTGTGTTAtcgtgaagagtgaagatgaggcCGGAAGTGAGGAGAAGACAGAggtggagcctccaagcagcagttcAGCTCAACGCaggacaacagaagctgatggagaccactgtggaggatcacaagcagacaagatcttagctccactatcaaggtcacactctcctgacaatGATGGTGAAGACTCTGAAgttgataagacatgtcacactgacaacacacacttgaCATGTTCTGACTGTGgcaaaacttttaaatactgtTGTCaactgaaaacacacatgaggatacacactggagaaaaacccttttcctgCTCAATCTGTGGTCTATGTTTTACTCAAAAGCAACATTTGATAacacacacaagaacacacactggagaaaaaccttttatctgttcagttTGTGGGCTAGGTTGTACTCAAAGGCAACATTTGATAATGCACtcaagaatacacactggagaaaaacctttttcttgttcaatctgcggCAAAGATTTTACTCAAGCATACCATTTGAAAGCGcatatgagaatacacactggagaaaaacctttttcctgctcagagtGTGGTAAAGGCTTTGCTCATAAAAATGTGCTGAAAGGACACATGAAaatgcacactggagaaaaacctttttcttgttcaatctgtggcaaAGATTTTACTCAAGGATACCATTTGAAAGCTCAcacgagaatacacactggagaaaaacctttttcctgctcagagtgtggtaaaggttttgcacataAAAATTTGCTGAAAGGACACATGAAAATGCAcgctggagaaaaaccttttcttTGTTAA
- the LOC133538928 gene encoding gastrula zinc finger protein XlCGF8.2DB-like isoform X2, translated as MAQDKLQPPYIIEEEELQYPFIKGEEEKPQQAHIKEGKEQLTSCTKESHSPVTLQRERSHSSAHIKEEEEEHSISQEEFKGLEGDQVVCVIVKSEDEAGSEEKTEVEPPSSSSAQRRTTEADGDHCGGSQADKILAPLSRSHSPDNDGEDSEVDKTCHTDNTHLTCSDCGKTFKYCCQLKTHMRIHTGEKPFSCSICGLCFTQKQHLITHTRTHTGEKPFICSVCGLGCTQRQHLIMHSRIHTGEKPFSCSICGKDFTQAYHLKAHMRIHTGEKPFSCSECGKGFAHKNVLKGHMKMHTGEKPFSCSICGKDFTQGYHLKAHTRIHTGEKPFSCSECGKGFAHKNLLKGHMKMHAGEKPFLC; from the coding sequence ATGGCGCAGGATAAGCTTCAGCCCCCCTATATTATAGAGGAGGAGGAGCTGCAGTACCCCTTCATTAAAGGGGAAGAGGAGAAGCCACAGCAAGCCCACATTAAAGAGGGGAAGGAGCAACTTACCTCTTGCACAAAGGAGTCGCATTCCCCTGTCACATTACAGAGAGAGAGGAGTCATAGCTCtgctcacattaaagaggaagaggaggaacataGCATCAGTCAGGAGGAGTTTAAAGGACTTGAGGGTGACCAAGTGGTCTGTGTTAtcgtgaagagtgaagatgaggcCGGAAGTGAGGAGAAGACAGAggtggagcctccaagcagcagttcAGCTCAACGCaggacaacagaagctgatggagaccactgtggaggatcacaagcagacaagatcttagctccactatcaaggtcacactctcctgacaatGATGGTGAAGACTCTGAAgttgataagacatgtcacactgacaacacacacttgaCATGTTCTGACTGTGgcaaaacttttaaatactgtTGTCaactgaaaacacacatgaggatacacactggagaaaaacccttttcctgCTCAATCTGTGGTCTATGTTTTACTCAAAAGCAACATTTGATAacacacacaagaacacacactggagaaaaaccttttatctgttcagttTGTGGGCTAGGTTGTACTCAAAGGCAACATTTGATAATGCACtcaagaatacacactggagaaaaacctttttcttgttcaatctgcggCAAAGATTTTACTCAAGCATACCATTTGAAAGCGcatatgagaatacacactggagaaaaacctttttcctgctcagagtGTGGTAAAGGCTTTGCTCATAAAAATGTGCTGAAAGGACACATGAAaatgcacactggagaaaaacctttttcttgttcaatctgtggcaaAGATTTTACTCAAGGATACCATTTGAAAGCTCAcacgagaatacacactggagaaaaacctttttcctgctcagagtgtggtaaaggttttgcacataAAAATTTGCTGAAAGGACACATGAAAATGCAcgctggagaaaaaccttttcttTGTTAA